A segment of the Pseudodesulfovibrio profundus genome:
TCTTCGCCTCAAATCCTTTGTCGGCACCTCGGAGAACGCCGTTCTAAGCCAGATCTACGTGGCCATGATCGCCTATCTCATGCTGGCTTGGCTTAAGTTCAAGTCCAGCGTTGCCTTCAGCCTCCAGGAGATGTTCCAGTTGCTCCAGGTCAACCTCTTCGATCGGCGAGAAATGGAGGACATCTTCAAACCACCCGACGCCTTCCATGACAACATCAACAACGATTACAGGCTACTGAGCTATGTCGCTTAACCGGACAACACTGGGCGAGAGTTTTTTTGCTTATCTTTTGGTGATGTTATTTCGACCGTAAGGTGACCCGCAGGATTTCGCTTGGCCTCCACAGACGCATGCGCGGCCCCCAAATGCCGGTTCCCCGGCAGATGATGACGGGCGAGAGTTTTTTTGCTTATCTTTTGGTGATGTTATTTCGACCGTAAGGTGACCCGCAGGATTTCGCTTGGCCTCCACAGACGCATGCGCGGCCCCCAAATGCCGGTTCCCCGGCAGATGATGACTGTCATCGAGTCGACCTCGTGACGTCCTTCCAGCAGTGGGTAGCGCAGCCGCACCAGATAACCGAAAGGCCAAACTTGCCCTGCGTGGGTATGGCCGCTTAGCATCAGTCCGACGCCTTGTGCAGCCGCCTCTGCGGTGCGTAGTGGGGTGTGCGACAGCAGAACGGTGGACCCGGCAGGACGGTCTGACAATGTTTCGGTTATGGGGTCTGCGGTTGCTGCCATGCGTGAGTGGATGGTTAGATCCTCCACTCCGGCTATGATCAGCCCCGATGCCGGGGACTCCCACTTGTTGAGCAGCACATTGAATCCGGCATCAGCCATGAGCTGCATGGGATTCCCCTCACGGCCATATTGCTCGTGGTTGCCCTGAACCGCAAAGACACCAAACGGTGCGCGAAGGGTGCGTAGCACGGGCAGCAATCCGTCATAGTTTAGGCTGTGTCCCTCGAAGATGTCCCCGAGCAGCACGATCATGTCCGGCTGCATGGACATGGTTTGCTCTATGCGAGCTTTGAGCCAGTCCGTGTCCTGTTGGGAGCCGATATGAAGGTCCGACAGTCCGGCAATGACCATACCGTCGATGTCGAGCGGTAATTCGGGCAGGGCTACCTCGTACTCCGTGATTACAGGCGAACGTAGCCCTTGCACCATGGCCAATCCCGACAGGAGCAGTCCGGCCAAGAACGCCGCCCCCCGCAGCTTGGGTGTCATGCGTGGCATGAAAAAACCGAATCCGGTGATGATGTCTACGAACAGCAGCAGGACGAACGTGAGAAAAATGACGAGTCATGACCCCCGGCAAAGCCGGGGGCTTGAGTTTGTGAGCCGCTCAAAGCGGCTTTAAGAACCGCCTAAAGGCGGAATTTCAGTTGTTCGATTCGTTTGTCTTCCTGCTCTTGCTTGCGGATGTACTCGCGAATCACTTTTTCATCTCTGCCAACGGTCGAGACAAAGTATCCACGTGC
Coding sequences within it:
- a CDS encoding metallophosphoesterase codes for the protein MPRMTPKLRGAAFLAGLLLSGLAMVQGLRSPVITEYEVALPELPLDIDGMVIAGLSDLHIGSQQDTDWLKARIEQTMSMQPDMIVLLGDIFEGHSLNYDGLLPVLRTLRAPFGVFAVQGNHEQYGREGNPMQLMADAGFNVLLNKWESPASGLIIAGVEDLTIHSRMAATADPITETLSDRPAGSTVLLSHTPLRTAEAAAQGVGLMLSGHTHAGQVWPFGYLVRLRYPLLEGRHEVDSMTVIICRGTGIWGPRMRLWRPSEILRVTLRSK